The genomic DNA GCACCTCCCCCACGCACCCGCCCAAGGGTAGGCCGCCCCAGTGACAGCACGCGCACGCAGCGTACGCGGCGTACAAGGTCGAGCAGTGCGACGATCGAAGTCCGCACCGCAGCCATGACCGCACCCACCCGCGCACGCGCCCACTCCCCGGAGACCCAGGCATGACCGTTGACAAGACCGGCGACCTCACCGCCACCCGCGTCCACAACCCCGAAGCCATCGCCGCCGCGGCAGATGCCCGCCGCCCCGCGGCCTCGCCCCTCGGCGACGGCGACCCGGGCCGGGCCATGATCATCGCCGCCGACCACCCCGCCCGCGGGGCCAACGCCGTCGGCGGCGACGCCCACGCCATGGCCGATCGCGGACTCCTCCTCGAACGGCTCTGCCTCGCCCTCGAACGCCCCGGCGTCACCGGCGTCCTCGCCACCGCCGACATCCTCGAAGACCTCCTGCTCCTCGGCGTCCTCGACGGCAAGTCCGTCTTCGGCTCCATGAACCGCGGCGGCCTCGCCGGCTCCGCCTTCGAGATAGACGACCGCTTCACCGGCTACGACGCGGAAACCATCGCCGCCATGGGCTTCGACGGCGGCAAGATGCTCACCCGCATCGCCCTCGACGACCCCGCCACCGCCGCCACCCTCGAATCCAGCGCCCGCGCCGTCGACGCCCTCGCCGACCGGCGCCTCATCGCCATGGTCGAACCCTTCCTCTCCCGCTGGCACGACGGCCGCGTACGCAACGACCTCACCCCCGACGCCGTCGTCAAGTCCGTCTCCATCGCCTCCGGGCTCGGCCGGCGCAGCGCCTACACCTGGCTCAAGCTGCCCGTCGTCCCCGACATGGAGCGCGTCGTCGCCGCCACCACCCTGCCCGTGCTCCTCCTCGGCGGCGACGTCGGCGGCGCGGACGGCCAGCGCGCCGTCTTCGACGCCTGGCGCGGCGCCCTGCGGCTGCCCGGCGTGCAAGGGCTCGTCGTGGGCCGCTCGCTGCTCTACCCCGCCGACGGCGACGTCAGCGGGGCCGTCGACCGGGCGGTGAGCCTGCTGTGAACGGCGCCAACGACACCAACGGCGAGCTGTACGTACCCGGCGGCGCCGCCGCCTCCGGCCCGTACCGTACGGACATCACCCCAGGGACCGCCGGCTGGGGCTACTCCGGCCTGCGCATCCTCGAACTCGCCCCCGGCCGGAGCCACACCCTCGCCACCGGCGACGCCGAACACCTCGTGCTCCCCCTGGCCGGCGGCTGCACCGTCGAAGCCGACGGCCTGAGCCTCGAACTCACCGGCCGCCCCGGCGTCTTCGGCGAGCCCACCGACTTCGCCTACGTCCCCCGCGACACCGACGTCCGCATCACCAGCCCCGGCGGCGGCCGCTTCGCCCTGCCCTCCGCCCGCTGCGAACGCCGCCTGCCCGTACGCTACGGGCCCGCCGCCGGCGTACCCGTCGAACTGCGCGGCGCCGGCACCTGCAGCCGCGAAGTGCACAACTACTGCCTCCCCCAGACCTTCGACGCCGACCGGCTCCTCGTCTGCGAGGTACTCACCCCCGGCGGCAACTGGTCCTCCTACCCGCCGCACAAGCACGACGAGGCACGCCCCGGCGAGGAGAGCGAGCTGGAGGAGATCTACTACTTCGAGGTCGCGGAAGGCCCCGGCGGCGGCCCCGGCATGGCGTACCAGCGCGTCTACGGCACCGCGGAACGGCCGCTGGACGTACTCGCCGAGGTACGCACCGGCGACACCGTGCTCATCCCGCACGGCTGGCACGGCCCCTCCATGGCCGTACCCGGCTACGACCTCTACTACCTGAACGTCATGGCAGGACCCGGCGCCGAACGGGCCTGGCTCATCTGCGACGACCCGGCACACGGCTGGATCCGCAGCACCTGGGACGACCAGGACACCGACCCGAGGCTGCCGTTCGGAGGAGGGACGCGATGACCGACGCGACGAGCGACGCGACGAGCACCAAGGACGGCGAGACCGTCAGGCTCACCACCGCCCAGGCGCTGGTGCGCTTCCTGGCCGGCCAGTACAGCGAACGCGACGGCGTCGAACACCGCCTCATCCCCGGCATGTGGGGCATCTTCGGCCACGGCAACGTCGCCGGCGTCGGCCAGGCGCTGCTCCAGGCCGCCCGTACCGGCGAAGCGGACCTCCCGTACCACCTCGCCCGCAACGAGCAGGCCATGGTCCACTCCGCCACCGCCTACGCGAAGATGGCCAACCGCCTCCAGACCTACGCCTGCACCTCCTCCATCGGCCCCGGCGCCACCAACATGGTCACCGGCGCCGCCCTCGCCACCACCAACCGCCTGCCGGTCCTCCTCCTCCCCGGCGACGTCTTCGCCACCCGCGCCGCCGACCCGGTGCTCCAGCAACTGGAAGACCCCCGCAACGGCGACATCACCGTCAACGACGCACTGCGGCCCGTCTCCGCCTACTTCGACCGCGTCGAACGCCCCGAGCAGCTCATCCCCGCCGCGCTCGCCGCGATGCGGGTGCTCACCGACCCCGCGGAGACCGGCGCCGTCACCCTCGCGCTGCCGCAGGACGTACAGGCCGAGGCGTACGACTGGCCCGTGGCGTTCCTGCGCCGCCGCGTCTGGCACGTGCCCCGCCCCGCACCCGAGCCCGCCGCGCTGGCCCGCGCCGTCACGCTGCTCCGCGGCGCCCGCCGGCCGCTGCTCGTCGCCGGCGGCGGCGCGGTGTACTCCGAGGCGTGGGAGGAACTGCGCGCCTTCGCGCTGCGCACCGGCATCCCCGTCGCCGACACCCACGCCGGCAAGGGCGCCGTGCCCTGGGACCACCCCTCGGCCGTCGGCGCGCTCGGCTCCACCGGCACCGCCGCCGCCAACGCGCTGGCCGCCGAGGCCGACGTGGTCCTCGGCGTCGGCACCCGCTACAGCGACTTCACCACCGCGAGCCGCACCGTCTTCGCCCGCCCCGACGTGGCGTTCGTCAACCTCAACGTCGCCCGCCTCGACGCCGTCAAGCACGCCGCCGAGCCGCTGGTCGCGGACGCCCGCGCGGGCCTCGAAGCGCTCGACGCCGAACTCGCCGACTGGCAGGCCGACGACGCCCACCGGGCGCGCGTACACGAACTCGCCGACGCCTGGCGCCGCACCACCGACGCCGTCTACCACCCCGGGCGCGGCCACGGCCCGCCGCCCGCGCAGACCGAGATCCTCGGCGCCGTCAACGACCTGGCCGGCGACAGCGACGTCGTCATCAACGCCGCCGGCTCCATGCCCGGCGACCTCCAGGCCCTCTGGCGGGCCCGGGACCCGAAGGCGTACCACGTCGAATACGCCTACTCCACCATGGGCTACGAGATCGCCGCCGGACTCGGCGTGAAGCTCGCCGCCCCCGACCGCGAGGTCGTCGTCCTCGTCGGCGACGGCTCGTACCTGATGCTCTCCCAGGAGATCGTCACGGCGGTCTCCGAGGGGCTGA from Streptomyces sp. CMB-StM0423 includes the following:
- the iolB gene encoding 5-deoxy-glucuronate isomerase, producing the protein MNGANDTNGELYVPGGAAASGPYRTDITPGTAGWGYSGLRILELAPGRSHTLATGDAEHLVLPLAGGCTVEADGLSLELTGRPGVFGEPTDFAYVPRDTDVRITSPGGGRFALPSARCERRLPVRYGPAAGVPVELRGAGTCSREVHNYCLPQTFDADRLLVCEVLTPGGNWSSYPPHKHDEARPGEESELEEIYYFEVAEGPGGGPGMAYQRVYGTAERPLDVLAEVRTGDTVLIPHGWHGPSMAVPGYDLYYLNVMAGPGAERAWLICDDPAHGWIRSTWDDQDTDPRLPFGGGTR
- a CDS encoding Cgl0159 family (beta/alpha)8-fold protein, encoding MTVDKTGDLTATRVHNPEAIAAAADARRPAASPLGDGDPGRAMIIAADHPARGANAVGGDAHAMADRGLLLERLCLALERPGVTGVLATADILEDLLLLGVLDGKSVFGSMNRGGLAGSAFEIDDRFTGYDAETIAAMGFDGGKMLTRIALDDPATAATLESSARAVDALADRRLIAMVEPFLSRWHDGRVRNDLTPDAVVKSVSIASGLGRRSAYTWLKLPVVPDMERVVAATTLPVLLLGGDVGGADGQRAVFDAWRGALRLPGVQGLVVGRSLLYPADGDVSGAVDRAVSLL
- the iolD gene encoding 3D-(3,5/4)-trihydroxycyclohexane-1,2-dione acylhydrolase (decyclizing), whose translation is MTDATSDATSTKDGETVRLTTAQALVRFLAGQYSERDGVEHRLIPGMWGIFGHGNVAGVGQALLQAARTGEADLPYHLARNEQAMVHSATAYAKMANRLQTYACTSSIGPGATNMVTGAALATTNRLPVLLLPGDVFATRAADPVLQQLEDPRNGDITVNDALRPVSAYFDRVERPEQLIPAALAAMRVLTDPAETGAVTLALPQDVQAEAYDWPVAFLRRRVWHVPRPAPEPAALARAVTLLRGARRPLLVAGGGAVYSEAWEELRAFALRTGIPVADTHAGKGAVPWDHPSAVGALGSTGTAAANALAAEADVVLGVGTRYSDFTTASRTVFARPDVAFVNLNVARLDAVKHAAEPLVADARAGLEALDAELADWQADDAHRARVHELADAWRRTTDAVYHPGRGHGPPPAQTEILGAVNDLAGDSDVVINAAGSMPGDLQALWRARDPKAYHVEYAYSTMGYEIAAGLGVKLAAPDREVVVLVGDGSYLMLSQEIVTAVSEGLKLIVVLVDNGGFASIGALSESLGSQRFGTRYAGRNPDTGELDGGPLPVDLAANAASLGANVLRATTVAEFRDAFVRAKEAERTTVVHVVTDLTGPNPPSSAWWDVPVSEVSELESTRKAYEEYRDGKRAQRPYL